From Chiloscyllium plagiosum isolate BGI_BamShark_2017 unplaced genomic scaffold, ASM401019v2 scaf_13515, whole genome shotgun sequence, a single genomic window includes:
- the LOC122548068 gene encoding perforin-1-like, whose product MMPAWHSNLGWLIFLCFPLRGILSVCTTESDSECRTVSFVPGSRLAGDGYDVVTLQPKGAFVIDVNTWRFTNGSCTLCDNGHLSNVRQRLPVSLVDWRTMSSCQRSLSSQLYHSAAKLSESATSAITNDWQADLLILPEMSTQVNWVLAGSKSKLVTFGTTHSKRDRHSFSSHQFQCLYYQYRVKENPKLAPEFANSISRLPDIINDDTIYWYRKLVATYGTHYIKAVELGGSFKDVTAIPTCQVASKGYTAEEVKDCLSMEASVMVGLIARGSFSDQKCRQMARAMKHHDNVYQAFSDREVELNGGQTKQSADLLFNKDGSAFTQWMVTLPTHPGMVRYALAPLHHLLPKNDPRHKNLRRYISYYIAVSALNQQCGMGTQCPHGSYRDPHQPCTCMCHEDSHVDRNCCSKEKGLGHLVVIVLKGQGLWADYFSAADSFVVVKYGQKSSRTFVSYDNNNPVWNEKLDLGHVNAESSQNLIFEVWDVDVKYDDLLGTCKDRLTSGEYIINCPLHYGSVSLFYSFTCGPHLDGETCQYYKPRPAN is encoded by the coding sequence ATGATGCCAGCTTGGCATTCAAACCTGGGCTGGCTCATCTTTCTCTGCTTCCCATTGAGGGGCATATTGAGTGTCTGTACCACCGAGAGTGACAGTGAGTGCAGGACTGTCAGCTTTGTGCCAGGGTCCCGCTTGGCTGGGGATGGCTATGATGTGGTGACCCTGCAGCCCAAGGGTGCCTTTGTGATCGATGTGAACACCTGGCGCTTCACCAACGGGAGCTGTACCCTCTGCGACAATGGGCATCTCAGTAACGTGCGCCAGCGACTGCCCGTCTCACTGGTGGACTGGCGTACCATGAGCTCCTGCCAGCGCTCGCTCTCCAGCCAGCTCTACCATTCAGCTGCCAAACTGTCAGAGTCTGCCACATCGGCCATCACCAACGACTGGCAAGCTGACCTGCTCATCCTACCCGAAATGAGCACGCAAGTCAACTGGGTGCTGGCTGGCTCCAAGTCGAAGCTGGTGACTTTTGGCACGACCCATTCCAAGAGGGATCGCCACAGTTTCAGCAGTCACCAGTTCCAGTGCCTATACTACCAGTACCGGGTGAAGGAGAACCCTAAACTGGCGCCGGAGTTTGCCAATTCCATCTCCCGACTCCCTGACATCATCAACGATGACACCATATACTGGTACAGGAAGCTGGTGGCAACCTACGGCACCCATTACATCAAGGCAGTGGAGCTGGGTGGTAGCTTCAAAGACGTGACAGCTATTCCAACATGCCAAGTGGCATCTAAGGGCTACACTGCTGAAGAGGTTAAGGACTGCCTGTCAATGGAGGCCAGTGTCATGGTGGGGTTAATTGCAAGAGGCTCATTTAGTGACCAGAAGTGCCGGCAGATGGCACGTGCCATGAAGCACCATGATAATGTCTACCAGGCCTTCAGTGACCGGGAAGTGGAGTTGAATGGGGGCCAGACCAAGCAGAGCGCTGACCTCTTGTTCAACAAGGATGGCTCAGCGTTCACTCAATGGATGGTCACCCTACCCACCCACCCAGGCATGGTGCGCTATGCCCTCGCACCTCTCCACCACCTGCTTCccaagaatgatcccaggcaTAAGAACCTGAGGCGCTACATCAGCTATTACATTGCAGTTAGTGCCCTCAACCAGCAATGTGGGATGGGGACACAGTGCCCACATGGCTCTTACCGTGATCCGCATCAACCATGCACATGCATGTGCCATGAGGACAGTCACGTGGACCGGAACTGCTGTTCCAAAGAGAAGGGGCTGGGCCACCTGGTGGTCATCGTCTTAAAGGGGCAGGGTCTCTGGGCGGACTACTTCTCTGCCGCTGACAGCTTTGTAGTGGTCAAGTATGGCCAGAAGTCGAGCAGGACCTTTGTGAGCTATGACAACAACAACCCCGTGTGGAACGAGAAACTGGACCTAGGTCACGTCAATGCCGAGAGCAGTCAGAATCTGATCTTTGAGGtctgggatgtggatgtcaaaTATGATGACCTCCTGGGCACTTGCAAGGACAGACTGACCTCTGGTGAGTACATCATCAACTGCCCCCTCCACTATGGCTCTGTGAGCTTATTCTACAGCTTCACCTGTGGCCCTCACCTGGATGGCGAAACCTGTCAATATTATAAACCTCGCCCTGCCAACTAG